In Falco naumanni isolate bFalNau1 chromosome 16, bFalNau1.pat, whole genome shotgun sequence, a single window of DNA contains:
- the GRAMD1B gene encoding protein Aster-B isoform X12, producing MVEKGSDHSSDKSPSTPEQGVQRSCSSQSGRSGAKNSKSHKRLSKYDRLNLLKKSQSWYNHERQYIRRVLSPTYKQRNEDFRKLFKQLPDTERLIVDYSCALQRDILLQGRLYLSENWICFYSNIFRWETLLTVRLKDICSMTKEKTARLIPNAIQVCTDTEKHFFTSFGARDRTYMMMFRLWQNALLDKPLCPKELWHFVHQCYGNELGLTSDDEDYVPPDDDFNTMGYCEEIPVEENEVNDSSSKSSMEAKPEASPQLPKKSVTASTLTSTGSSEAPASFDGVLPEEEEAVAESPVEKDLGIANIMGEKIEIIGPVNSPSLDFNDNEDIPTELSDSSETHDEGEVQAFYEDLNGRQYVNEVFNFSVDKLYDLLFTDSQFQRDFMEQRRFSDIIFHPWKKEENGNQTRVILYTITLTNPLAPKTATVTETQTMYKASQESECYVIDAEVLTHDVPYHDYFYTINRYTLTRVARNKSRLRVSTELRYRKQPWGLVKSFIEKNFWSGLEDYFRHLESELAKTESTYLAEVHRQSPKEKVSKQSTVRRRKRAHAHLRVPHLEEVLSPVTTPTDEEVAHRIKHVAGSTQTRHIPEESPSGFHLQSVSKLLLVISFVICFSLVLLVILNMMLFYKLWMLEYTTQTLTAWQGLRLQERLPQSQTEWAQLLESQQKYHDSELQKWREIIKSSVMLLDQMKDSLINLQNGIGSRDFGSDPEEKRKRFH from the exons GTGTTGAGTCCAACATACAAACAACGGAATGAAGATTTCAGGAAACTCTTCAAACAGCTTCCTGACACGGAGCGCCTCATCGTAG ATTACTCATGTGCGCTACAAAGAGACATTCTCCTGCAGGGCCGCCTCTACCTCTCTGAAAACTGGATCTGCTTTTACAGCAACATCTTCCGTTGGGAGACACTG CTGACTGTTCGCTTGAAGGACATCTGCTCGATGACCAAGGAAAAAACAGCACGGCTCATTCCTAATGCCATCCAAGTTTGCACTGACACTGAAAAG CACTTTTTTACTTCCTTTGGGGCTCGAGACAGGACGTACATGATGATGTTCAGACTCTGGCAGAATGCTCTCCTTGACAAG CCTCTGTGTCCAAAGGAGCTCTGGCACTTTGTCCACCAGTGTTACGGGAATGAGCTGGGTCTGACCAGTGACGATGAAGACTACGTGCCTCCTGATGATGACTTCAACACAATGGG ctactgtgaagaaatcCCCGTGGAAGAGAATGAAGTCAACGACAGCTCCTCAAAAAGCAGCATGGAGGCCAAGCCAGAAGCTAGCCCTCAGCTGCCAAAGAAATCTGTCACTGCCAGCACACTGACATCTACGGGAAGCAGTGAAGCGCCAGCCTCG TTTGATGGAGTGCTACcagaagaggaggaggcagtGGCAGAGAGTCCAGTGGAAAAAGACCTTGGCATTGCAAATATCATGGGAGAGAAGATAGAGATCATTGGCCCCGTGAACTCCCCTTCCCTAGACTTCAATGACAACGAAGACATTCCCACTGAGCTCAGTGACTCGTCAGAGACCCATGATGAAG GGGAAGTCCAAGCCTTTTACGAGGATCTGAATGGCCGTCAGTATGTGAACGAAGTGTTCAACTTCAGCGTGGACAAACTGTACGACTTGCTTTTCACGGACTCCCAGTTCCAGAGGGACTTCATGGAGCAACGCCGGTTCTCTG ATATTATCTTTCATCcctggaagaaggaagaaaatggcaaTCAGACCAGAGTGATCTTGTATACCATTACCCTCACCAACCCTCTGGCCCCCAAAACTGCCACTGTCACTGAGACGCAG ACAATGTACAAAGCCAGCCAAGAAAGCGAGTGCTATGTCATAGATGCAGAGGTGCTAACTCACGACGTCCCCTACCATGATTATTTCTACACCATTAACCGCTACACGTTGACTCGTGTTGCCAGAAACAAAAGCCGACTCAG GGTTTCCACAGAGTTACGTTACAGGAAGCAGCCTTGGGGGCTGGTGAAATCCTTCATTGAGAAGAATTTTTGGAGCGGCCTAGAAGATTATTTCCGTCATTTGG AGAGCGAACTGGCCAAAACCGAAAGCACGTACCTGGCTGAGGTCCACAGACAATCCCCCAAAGAGAAGGTGAGCAAGCAATCGACCGTGCGCCGGAGGAAACGGGCCCATGCCCATCTGCGGGTGCCACACTTGGAGGAGGTGCTGAGTCCCGTCACCACCCCCACAGATGAGGAGGTTGCACATCGAATCAAGCACGTGGCAG GTTCCACTCAGACACGGCACATCCCTGAGGAGAGCCCCAGCGGCTTCCACCTGCAGAGTGTCTCCAAGCTGCTCCTTGTCATCAGTTTTGT GATCTGTTTCAG tCTGGTGCTGCTGGTCATTCTCAATATGATGCTGTTCTACAAACTCTGGATGTTGGAATATACTACGCAGACGCtcacagcctggcagggcttGCGGCTACAGGAAAG GTTACCCCAGTCTCAGACAGAATGGGCCCAGTTACTAGAATCTCAGCAGAAGTATCATGACTCAGAGCTACAGAAATGGCGTGAGATCATCAAATCCTCCGTGATGCTTCTAGACCAG ATGAAGGATTCACTAATAAATCTTCAGAATGGCATCGGGTCCCGGGACTTCGGGTCAGATCCAGAGGAGAAACGGAAACGTTTCCACTAA